DNA from Prevotella melaninogenica:
TAGTATTCTGCTGGGCGTGAGCGATAATAATAATTGCGGTCGATATAACGATTGTAAACCCTATAAGCATAATTATTATTGTACCAATAAACTGGACGGTAGAAGTAATCTTCACCTATGTAATAGTTATATTGGCGAGCATTCAATACATAGAACAAATCGCTGTTACGACGTGTCCAATAGTCTCCATAGAGTGACCGTTCACCCTGCATATTAAGGAGATAGTCAAGATTTATCTCATACACAGCTTGATACTGTGCGTCGCTCAATCCAAGTTCATAAGCCATCTTGTCTGATAAGAAGAGTGCCTGTCGTCGCGCCTCTTCATATCCAATTCTGCCGTATGTACTGCTGTATCCAATATTATATCCATCGTCATATACAGAAACAGGACTACCATATCCACCCCCTGCAGAGAGGTATGCACCACATGAAGAAAGTGAAAGGCTTAAACAACCTAAAGCGAATGTATATAAAATATTCTTTTTCATATCTGTAACCTTTAAAAATGACTACTTATGTTATATCTCTATTGCAAAAGTAGTCGTTTGGTTTCAAATATCCAATAGGTAAATTCCTATTCCGTAAGGGAAAGTTCCTATATGTTATTCCACTTCCTCTACTATGGTGTTGGGAACTTCCTTCGACTTCAACATTTCGTCAAGACTCTTGAAAGTATAGGCAGCTTTGTCCTTAACGAATGTCTTTGCAAAACGATCGCGTAGGCTCATTAGTTTCTGTACAGCCTCCTGGTAGGTTTCGGCTGTAATACGATCAGCCATTGCTTGCGCATTTACTGGTGTGAAGTCAAAGTATTGTACAAGGTATTGCTGGAACTGTCGACGCTGGTTCTGTGTCATTTCCTGCAATTGTACATTCATCTTATCCTTAGTGCGGTGTATGATGAAGATAAGTTCATCTGGCTCACCACCACGTTGACCATGGTCATACTTCTTCTCATACTCAAAGTGACAATCACAGAAACCTTTCTCTGCAAGCTCCTTTAATTCCTGCATGGCAGGGTCAAGAACACGACGACAGAAGTCTGAGAACTTCTTATAGTTGTTCTCCAAACGAAGCATCTTACGGAACTCCAATGTCTTAATGACAGTACGACCTTTGTCCACCCATGACTCTATAAACATATAGATACGCTGGGTGTAGCGGTTTTTACATGCAAAGACAATCTGTTTGCCTAAGCGATGATAACCGAAGTCTAACGATACAAGACGCTCTGCAACACTATGATCAAGCTTCAAAATAGCATATTTGTTATAAGAGCGATCCTCTGGAATATATACGTCACAAAGGTTGGTTGCCTTGGTGTACTTTCTTCCTTCAGCTGTCTTATAGGGTATTTCTACAGGAATAGAAGCAAGCATCTTCAGTGAATTTCTCAACTGAGGATAGTGATTTGGGTCGACACCTAATTCCTTGAATGGCAGTTTTATAGGCATACGTCCGTCCTCATCCAACTCATCAGTGTGGAATAAGTCGAGCTGAAATCCTCGTTTGTTATTTAAAATACCATGTAAGATAGATTGCAAACTCTCAACAATAGACACCAGAATCCTCACCTGGATGAGCGAATAGTCATGACGCATCATCGTCACGGCGATAGGCTGAAGAAGCCATGTTTCTTCTTCAATAGGGATAAGGTCATTCGAGATAGTACGACTTTTCAACGGTGCCTTCTGTGCTTTTGCTCCACGTTTACGAGTAACCTTTCTAATGGCTGTTTTATCTGTTGTCATATCAGTTGTCTTAGCTTATCATGTATTTTATAACACTTTAGAAGTTACAAAGATACCGCTTTTATTTGGAACAAACCACTAAATAAACAAAAATAGTTTCCCCTTTGTCGTTTATAGTGTATTATGCGAAACGATTTTAGTAGCAGGTTGTTCTTTTATTTACAACATATAGTAAGGTGTTTAGTAGTCAACACCATTAGTGTTAACCAACAACACCATTGGTGCTAAGCTATCGCACGATATGTGCGGGGCATAAACACATTAGTAAAAAGGTGAGAATTACCTGCCACTATCGAGATAAACACATCGTAAGATTATAGGTTTAGGAGAATATTAGATGATTAAGTAGCTCTTTTATAGTGTAATTTTTTAGGATGATAATTAATGATAAAAAACTAAATACTTGACAACAACTATTGCATTATTGACTTTTTTTTTGTTATTTTGCATACGATATCATTACAACGTGACAAGATGAAGAATCAGAAAATGTACGAGCCCGATGATAAGATGATTTATCTTATCAGAGATAATTACGACCTGTTACAGAGCTTAGGGAGCTTTGGTATCAGCTTGGGCTTTGGTGATAAAACCGTGAGAGAGGTTTGTGATGAACAGAATGTAGACACTTATACATTCCTGGCTGTAGTTAATTTTACTATAAACGGATATAAGGCTTTTGATGATGTAGACAGATTGTCTATTCCAACACTTATGCAATACTTACGAGCAAGCCATACTTATTATCTTGAATATAAGTTACCTTTCATACGTAAAGAGTTGTGTGCTTCTTTGGATGAAACGGATAATCTTGCCCGTCTTATTCTCCGCCTCTATGATGAGTATGCTCATTCTATCCATAATCACATGCAATATGAGGAGAAGAATGTGTTTCCATATGTTGATAGCCTGCTGAAGGGTGAGGCAAATGATACATACGATGTTGAGACTTATTCTAAGCATCATAGCCAAACAGACGTGAAGTTACGTGAATTGAAGAGTATTATCATCAAGTATTTGCCTTCCGATGCGCATCATAACAATCGTCTTACTGCTACATTATATGACATATATAACTGCGAAGCATGGCTTGAACAGCATGCTTTGGTAGAAGAAGAAATCTTTATTCCAGTAATCAGACGCTTAGAACAAAAGAGTAAGCAAAATGATGTAAGTGTAAAGATTTCGAACATGATTACGCAGAATCCTGTGTCAAACGAGGTTCTTAGTGATCGTGAAAAGGATGTAATTGTGGCAGTTGCACAAGGAATGACAAACAAGGAAATAGCTGACCATCTGTGTATTTCAACTAACACGGTGATTACGCATCGACGTAATATCGCTCGTAAGTTGCAAATACATTCACCAGCAGGATTGACAATCTATGCAATTGTTAATAATCTTGTGGATATCAGTAGCGTGAAACTTTAATAGAAATCTGTTAATATGGTGGGTAGTCACCCTATTACTCTATAAACAAAACGATGGAGCATCCAGTTAATATGAATATGGGACGTCCCAAGATTGCGATAGTTGATGCTAACACACTTGTTGTGTTAGGATTGAAGCAGCTATTACAGAATGTTATGCCTATCATGACTGTTGATTCTTTTTCAAGCTTCCAGGAGTTCGAAAAGGCACAGCCAAATTCGTATTATCATTATTTTGTGTCACAAGTAATTGTCTTAGAAAATAGACAATTCTTCTCTCAATGTATCCACAAGACCATTGTTCTGACTATTACTAAGGACCCAAATGCACAGCTTTCTGGTTTCCATAGTTTTTGTATTAATGTTCCAGAGGATGAACTTGTTAAAGCTATTCTGAAGATAGTACAGTATGGTCACTCTGGTGGTAAGAACTTACCGGAACTCCCTCAAGTATTAAAGAATAAGATCTTAAGCAATCGTGAGATAGAGGTTTTGTCTTTGATAGTTCAAGGATTGATTAACAAAGAGATTGCTGAGAAGTTGAATATCAGTCTTACAACAGTTATTACTCACCGCAAGAATATTATGGATAAGCTTGGAATGAAGAGTGTGTCTGCCTTAACTATCTATGCCGTGATGCATGGTTATATTGATATCAATAAGATTTAATATGGCTAATTTGCTATTTTCTATCCGTTATAGGAATGGAGATAGCAGATGAGCAAACCAGCCACGGAAACGTTGCCATGGCGTACGCCACTGTTTCCACTTTGCTTCTGTAAGCTTAAAACTATCTTTCTTTTGGGCTTCAAAGAGTTCATCTAACTCATGTGTTGTACAAGCATCAACTATTACTGCATTCTCTTCACGATCCCATCGTAGACTTCTT
Protein-coding regions in this window:
- a CDS encoding replication initiation protein is translated as MTTDKTAIRKVTRKRGAKAQKAPLKSRTISNDLIPIEEETWLLQPIAVTMMRHDYSLIQVRILVSIVESLQSILHGILNNKRGFQLDLFHTDELDEDGRMPIKLPFKELGVDPNHYPQLRNSLKMLASIPVEIPYKTAEGRKYTKATNLCDVYIPEDRSYNKYAILKLDHSVAERLVSLDFGYHRLGKQIVFACKNRYTQRIYMFIESWVDKGRTVIKTLEFRKMLRLENNYKKFSDFCRRVLDPAMQELKELAEKGFCDCHFEYEKKYDHGQRGGEPDELIFIIHRTKDKMNVQLQEMTQNQRRQFQQYLVQYFDFTPVNAQAMADRITAETYQEAVQKLMSLRDRFAKTFVKDKAAYTFKSLDEMLKSKEVPNTIVEEVE
- a CDS encoding LuxR C-terminal-related transcriptional regulator, encoding MKNQKMYEPDDKMIYLIRDNYDLLQSLGSFGISLGFGDKTVREVCDEQNVDTYTFLAVVNFTINGYKAFDDVDRLSIPTLMQYLRASHTYYLEYKLPFIRKELCASLDETDNLARLILRLYDEYAHSIHNHMQYEEKNVFPYVDSLLKGEANDTYDVETYSKHHSQTDVKLRELKSIIIKYLPSDAHHNNRLTATLYDIYNCEAWLEQHALVEEEIFIPVIRRLEQKSKQNDVSVKISNMITQNPVSNEVLSDREKDVIVAVAQGMTNKEIADHLCISTNTVITHRRNIARKLQIHSPAGLTIYAIVNNLVDISSVKL
- a CDS encoding response regulator transcription factor, whose product is MEHPVNMNMGRPKIAIVDANTLVVLGLKQLLQNVMPIMTVDSFSSFQEFEKAQPNSYYHYFVSQVIVLENRQFFSQCIHKTIVLTITKDPNAQLSGFHSFCINVPEDELVKAILKIVQYGHSGGKNLPELPQVLKNKILSNREIEVLSLIVQGLINKEIAEKLNISLTTVITHRKNIMDKLGMKSVSALTIYAVMHGYIDINKI